The Mycolicibacterium doricum genome includes a region encoding these proteins:
- a CDS encoding ABC transporter substrate-binding protein, giving the protein MRRDAVLPAGVALTVAVLLAITGCSTGDRVDLGDAASSNLVAAIAGEPDQLDPHKTSAYFSFEVLENVFDTLVEPDADLAMRPALAERWEVSPDQRVWTFHLRRGVTFHDGSPFTADDVVYSYRRIIDEELTNVDKFSAVTDVAAVDPATVRITVDRPTRNLLTNLGGFKGMAIVSRANVDSGRIATHPVGTGPFSFTGATSGDSITLRANPSYWGGPPGISGLTFRFISEPSTALSALQAGEVDWTDSVPPQRVLQLRDDESLRLAVTPSNDYWYLALNQARPPWNDVRVRQAIAYGIDREAIVAATSYGTAAENQLAIPEGNPWFTPYDRYSYDIQKAKELLPEANATPNRLDMLVTSEYPETVTAAQIIADNLAPLGITVDIRTVDFATWLDEQNNGNFDMLMMGWLGNIDPDDFYYAQHHTNGTSNAQKFSDPEVDHLLDAGRVETDRDKRRDIYSRAATRIADEVSYIYLYNPSVIQAWTPALSGYEARRDGAVRFRRAVLGEDDNP; this is encoded by the coding sequence ATGCGGCGTGATGCGGTGCTACCGGCCGGTGTGGCCCTCACCGTGGCGGTGCTGTTGGCGATCACGGGCTGTTCCACGGGTGACCGCGTCGACCTCGGCGACGCCGCGTCGAGCAACCTGGTCGCCGCGATCGCCGGGGAACCCGACCAGCTCGACCCGCACAAGACCAGCGCGTACTTCTCGTTCGAGGTGCTCGAGAACGTCTTCGACACCCTCGTCGAACCCGACGCCGACCTGGCGATGCGACCGGCCCTGGCCGAACGCTGGGAGGTCAGCCCCGACCAGCGGGTGTGGACCTTCCATCTGCGGCGCGGCGTCACCTTCCACGACGGCAGCCCGTTCACCGCCGACGACGTCGTCTACTCCTACCGCCGCATCATCGACGAGGAACTGACCAACGTCGACAAGTTCAGCGCGGTCACCGACGTCGCCGCCGTCGATCCCGCGACGGTGCGCATCACCGTCGACAGACCCACCCGGAATCTGCTGACCAACCTCGGCGGGTTCAAGGGGATGGCGATCGTGTCGCGGGCCAATGTCGACAGCGGACGCATCGCCACCCATCCCGTCGGCACCGGACCGTTCTCGTTCACCGGCGCCACCAGCGGCGACTCGATCACGCTGCGCGCCAACCCGTCCTACTGGGGTGGCCCACCGGGGATCTCCGGGCTGACGTTCCGCTTCATCTCCGAGCCGTCGACCGCGTTGTCGGCGCTGCAGGCCGGCGAGGTCGACTGGACCGATTCGGTGCCTCCGCAGCGGGTTTTACAGCTGCGTGACGACGAATCCCTGCGCCTCGCCGTCACGCCGAGCAACGACTACTGGTATCTGGCGCTCAACCAGGCCCGGCCGCCGTGGAACGACGTGCGGGTGCGCCAGGCGATCGCCTACGGCATCGACCGGGAGGCCATCGTCGCCGCGACGAGCTACGGCACCGCGGCCGAGAACCAACTCGCGATCCCCGAGGGCAACCCCTGGTTCACCCCGTACGACCGGTACTCCTATGACATCCAGAAGGCCAAAGAGCTGCTCCCCGAGGCGAACGCCACACCCAACCGACTCGACATGCTGGTCACCAGCGAGTATCCCGAGACGGTCACCGCCGCGCAGATCATCGCCGACAACCTCGCGCCGCTCGGGATCACCGTGGACATCCGCACGGTCGACTTCGCCACCTGGCTCGACGAACAGAACAACGGCAACTTCGACATGCTGATGATGGGCTGGCTCGGCAACATCGACCCCGACGACTTCTACTACGCCCAGCACCACACCAACGGCACCAGTAACGCCCAGAAGTTCTCCGACCCCGAGGTGGACCACCTGCTCGACGCCGGCCGCGTGGAGACCGACCGCGACAAGCGCCGCGACATCTACTCCCGGGCGGCCACCCGCATCGCCGACGAGGTCAGCTACATCTACCTCTACAACCCATCGGTCATCCAGGCCTGGACCCCTGCCCTCTCGGGATACGAGGCGCGCCGCGACGGCGCCGTCCGGTTCCGCCGCGCCGTCCTCGGAGAGGACGACAACCCGTGA
- a CDS encoding CsbD family protein encodes MTENSKSDQARKGLIDSVIGKAKEVAGAVTGNDSLTAEGQLEQTQAEERKDANAVEAVADAEAEQARQEVLEAQQEGAQERAAVNAETAAEESAARADQAAKKRQAEQAAAQRAAGDVAQAEAEAQRKAEQADVEARAEKAAASAEVADAAGQRNDAITVAASANAEAERNRAEADALAADADVPEQR; translated from the coding sequence ATGACTGAGAACAGCAAATCAGACCAGGCCCGAAAAGGCCTCATCGATTCGGTCATTGGCAAGGCGAAGGAAGTCGCTGGCGCAGTGACCGGCAACGATTCGCTGACCGCCGAGGGGCAGCTCGAGCAGACCCAGGCCGAGGAGCGCAAGGACGCCAACGCTGTCGAGGCGGTCGCCGACGCCGAAGCCGAGCAGGCCCGCCAGGAAGTCCTTGAGGCGCAGCAGGAAGGCGCGCAGGAGCGCGCCGCCGTGAACGCCGAGACCGCCGCCGAGGAGAGTGCCGCGCGCGCGGACCAGGCGGCCAAGAAGCGGCAGGCCGAGCAGGCCGCAGCCCAGCGCGCCGCCGGCGATGTGGCCCAGGCCGAGGCCGAAGCCCAGCGCAAGGCCGAGCAGGCCGACGTCGAGGCCCGCGCGGAGAAGGCCGCGGCGAGCGCCGAGGTCGCCGACGCCGCCGGTCAGCGCAACGACGCGATCACCGTCGCCGCCAGTGCGAACGCAGAGGCCGAGCGGAACCGTGCCGAAGCCGACGCACTGGCCGCCGACGCCGACGTTCCCGAACAGCGATAG
- a CDS encoding S-(hydroxymethyl)mycothiol dehydrogenase, with protein sequence MSQTVRGVISRSKQQPAEVVDIVVPDPGPGEVVVDIIACGVCHTDLTYREGGINDEYPFLLGHEAAGTVESVGDGVTNVEPGDFVILNWRAVCGQCRACKRGRPHLCFDTHNAAQKMTLTDGTELTPALGIGAFADKTLVHEGQCTKVDSAADPAAAGLLGCGVMAGIGAAVNTGAVNRDDTVAVIGCGGVGDAAIAGAALVGAKKIIAVDTDDKKLRWAREFGATDTINARSVEDVVEAIQELTDGFGTDVVIDAVGRPETWRQAFYARDLAGTVVLVGVPTPDMRLEMPLVDFFSRGGALKSSWYGDCLPERDFPTLISLYLQGRLPLDKFVSERIGLDDVEAAFEKMHHGEVLRSVVVLK encoded by the coding sequence ATGAGTCAGACAGTGCGCGGGGTGATCTCGCGGTCCAAGCAGCAGCCCGCGGAAGTGGTGGACATCGTGGTTCCGGATCCGGGTCCGGGCGAGGTCGTCGTCGACATCATCGCGTGCGGGGTGTGCCACACCGATCTGACCTACCGCGAGGGCGGGATCAACGACGAGTATCCGTTCCTGCTCGGTCACGAGGCGGCCGGCACGGTGGAATCGGTCGGCGACGGTGTCACCAATGTGGAACCGGGTGATTTCGTGATCCTGAACTGGCGCGCGGTGTGCGGACAGTGCCGGGCGTGTAAGCGGGGTCGTCCGCACCTGTGTTTCGACACCCACAACGCCGCGCAGAAGATGACGCTGACCGACGGTACCGAGTTGACCCCCGCCCTGGGCATCGGTGCATTCGCCGACAAGACACTGGTGCACGAAGGGCAGTGCACCAAGGTCGATTCCGCGGCCGACCCGGCGGCCGCCGGGCTGCTCGGCTGTGGGGTGATGGCCGGTATCGGTGCGGCCGTCAACACCGGTGCGGTCAACCGGGACGACACTGTTGCGGTCATCGGCTGCGGCGGTGTCGGTGACGCGGCGATCGCGGGGGCAGCGTTGGTGGGGGCCAAGAAGATCATCGCCGTCGACACCGACGACAAGAAGCTCCGGTGGGCACGCGAGTTCGGCGCCACCGACACGATCAACGCCCGCAGCGTCGAGGACGTGGTCGAGGCGATCCAGGAGCTGACCGACGGGTTCGGCACCGACGTGGTGATCGACGCGGTCGGCCGCCCGGAGACCTGGCGTCAGGCGTTCTACGCCCGTGATCTCGCCGGAACCGTTGTCCTGGTGGGTGTTCCGACCCCGGACATGCGGTTGGAGATGCCGCTGGTGGACTTCTTCTCCCGCGGTGGGGCGCTGAAGTCCAGTTGGTACGGCGACTGTCTACCCGAACGTGACTTCCCCACCCTGATCAGCCTGTACCTGCAGGGCCGGTTGCCGTTGGACAAGTTCGTCTCCGAACGCATCGGCCTCGACGACGTCGAGGCGGCCTTCGAGAAGATGCACCACGGTGAGGTGCTGCGGTCGGTGGTGGTGTTGAAATGA
- a CDS encoding class I SAM-dependent methyltransferase: MPESSVVVCPQPLDSAYYTARRRLQAAGLRPAIDLFEQAAKVVPLPAPPQPIVIADYGAATAHNSLLPICAAIAVLRTRTTRGHSVLVVHTDVPVNDFTAMFRTLTDDPDSYLRKDAASFASAVGRSFYSQILPSNSVNLGWSAHAVQWLSRVPAPVPDHLQVAHTAEESLRAAYARQAAHDWHEFVAFRGRELCPGGRLVLMTMGIGEDGEYGYRPLLAALTDALAELTGAGLVLEDEVRRMTIPMVSRRAADFIAPFSPSGRFERLEIEHLEIFDGEDRFFAQYRLDKDAKAFGVNWAQFARASVFSTMVGALDGGRDDARAEQFLDQLEAGIATRMAAAPEQTQIPLARLVLHKRPKAR; the protein is encoded by the coding sequence GTGCCCGAGTCCAGCGTCGTTGTCTGTCCGCAGCCATTGGACAGTGCCTATTACACCGCCAGGAGGCGGTTGCAGGCGGCCGGCCTGCGCCCGGCGATCGACCTGTTCGAGCAGGCCGCCAAGGTGGTGCCGCTGCCCGCACCGCCGCAGCCCATCGTGATCGCCGACTACGGCGCCGCCACCGCGCACAACTCCCTACTGCCGATCTGCGCGGCGATCGCCGTCCTGCGCACCAGGACGACCCGCGGACACTCCGTGCTGGTGGTGCACACCGACGTTCCCGTCAACGACTTCACCGCGATGTTCCGCACACTGACCGACGACCCCGATTCGTATCTGCGCAAGGACGCGGCCTCGTTCGCGTCCGCGGTGGGCCGGTCGTTCTACTCGCAGATCCTGCCGTCCAACAGCGTGAACCTCGGCTGGAGCGCGCACGCGGTCCAATGGTTGAGCCGGGTGCCCGCCCCGGTGCCCGACCATCTGCAGGTGGCCCACACCGCAGAGGAGTCGCTGCGGGCCGCCTACGCCCGCCAGGCCGCTCACGACTGGCATGAATTCGTCGCGTTCCGGGGCCGCGAGCTTTGTCCGGGCGGCCGATTGGTGTTGATGACGATGGGTATCGGCGAGGACGGCGAGTACGGGTACCGACCGCTGTTGGCGGCGTTGACCGATGCGCTGGCCGAACTGACCGGGGCGGGGTTGGTCCTCGAGGACGAAGTTCGGCGCATGACGATCCCGATGGTGAGCAGGCGCGCCGCAGACTTCATCGCCCCGTTCTCCCCGTCGGGCCGCTTCGAGCGCCTGGAGATCGAGCACCTCGAGATTTTCGACGGTGAGGACCGGTTCTTCGCTCAGTACCGATTGGACAAAGACGCCAAGGCATTCGGCGTCAACTGGGCGCAGTTTGCACGGGCGTCCGTGTTCTCGACCATGGTCGGCGCCCTTGACGGCGGTCGCGACGATGCGCGTGCGGAGCAGTTCCTCGACCAGCTCGAGGCGGGCATCGCGACCCGGATGGCCGCCGCACCGGAACAGACGCAGATCCCGTTGGCCCGTCTGGTGCTGCACAAGCGGCCGAAGGCGCGCTGA
- a CDS encoding MBL fold metallo-hydrolase, with translation MSNIQRVVTHGVFELDGGSWEVDNNIWVVGDDDDVVVFDAAHDAAPIVMAVGGRNVVAVICTHGHNDHVTVAPELGQALDAPVLLHPADDMLWQMTHPDKTFRVVEDGTTLHAGRIDFRALHTPGHSPGSVCWYAPDLKAVFSGDTLFQGGPGATGRSFSDFPTILESISGRLGTLPGDTVVYPGHGDTTTVGDEIVNYDDWVARGH, from the coding sequence ATGAGCAACATCCAGCGGGTGGTCACCCACGGTGTGTTCGAACTCGACGGCGGCTCTTGGGAAGTCGACAACAACATTTGGGTCGTCGGTGACGACGACGACGTGGTGGTCTTCGACGCTGCCCACGACGCCGCCCCGATCGTGATGGCCGTCGGCGGCCGCAACGTCGTCGCGGTGATCTGCACCCACGGTCACAACGACCACGTCACGGTCGCCCCCGAACTCGGCCAGGCGCTTGACGCGCCGGTCCTGCTGCACCCCGCCGACGACATGCTCTGGCAGATGACCCACCCCGACAAGACCTTCCGCGTGGTCGAGGACGGCACAACGCTGCACGCCGGCAGGATCGACTTTCGCGCCCTGCACACTCCCGGGCACTCCCCGGGCTCGGTGTGCTGGTACGCCCCCGATCTGAAGGCGGTGTTCTCCGGCGACACGCTGTTCCAGGGCGGGCCCGGCGCCACCGGGCGCTCGTTCTCCGATTTCCCCACCATTCTCGAATCGATCTCTGGACGCCTCGGCACCCTGCCCGGCGACACGGTCGTCTACCCGGGCCACGGTGACACCACCACCGTCGGCGACGAGATCGTAAACTACGACGACTGGGTGGCGCGGGGCCACTGA
- a CDS encoding IF2 family translation initiation factor: protein MKITDIPFAVLRLQYQVARFPLQVIENRVVARLDSEAPARLFYERSLGMLDLAVGNALGAPDVEERGAALVERSEALRRAAQLDATATQVHEQAEADLESTREQAKRETQQADQDRKEEKREARQTAAERKQNAVHNAQKKAADAKEEADRVAAQRVESAEAARREEEAVISATEKSIEKVAQTKLDDAADKAGTAAAKRAQADRVEELADTEKEKRQQERAANNGN, encoded by the coding sequence ATGAAGATCACCGACATCCCATTCGCCGTACTGCGACTCCAGTACCAGGTCGCCCGCTTCCCACTGCAGGTGATCGAGAACCGGGTCGTGGCCCGCCTCGATTCCGAGGCACCGGCGCGACTCTTCTACGAACGCTCACTGGGCATGCTCGACCTCGCGGTCGGCAACGCGCTCGGCGCGCCCGATGTCGAGGAGCGCGGCGCGGCGTTGGTCGAACGCAGCGAGGCTCTGCGCCGGGCCGCCCAGCTGGATGCGACTGCCACCCAGGTGCACGAGCAGGCCGAGGCGGACCTCGAATCGACGCGGGAACAGGCCAAGCGTGAGACGCAGCAGGCCGATCAGGACCGTAAGGAAGAGAAGAGGGAAGCGCGCCAGACCGCTGCTGAGCGGAAGCAGAACGCCGTGCACAACGCGCAGAAGAAGGCGGCCGACGCCAAGGAGGAGGCCGATCGGGTCGCTGCCCAGCGCGTGGAGTCGGCCGAGGCGGCCCGCCGCGAGGAAGAGGCCGTGATCTCGGCAACCGAGAAGAGCATCGAGAAGGTGGCGCAGACCAAGCTCGACGATGCCGCCGACAAGGCCGGTACTGCCGCCGCCAAGCGGGCGCAGGCAGACCGCGTCGAGGAACTCGCCGACACCGAGAAGGAGAAGCGTCAGCAGGAGCGGGCGGCGAACAACGGGAACTGA
- a CDS encoding serine hydrolase domain-containing protein → MGVLDVIADWPVTTAAAVVVGPAGVLAQYGDLRHRFRLASVTKPLTARAVQVAVEEGVVDLDTQAGPPGSTVRHLLAHTSGLTMHSDETMGEPGDRRIYSNYGFGVLAATIERAADIEFGRYLAEAVFEPLGMSDSTLDGGAEAAGYGAYSTVADVAAFAGDLLRPRLVSQQMHEEATSVQFPGLDGVLPGFGVQRPNDWGLGFEIRDDKSPHWTGSTNSRRTYGHFGQSGTFLWADPGADLALVAFADRDFGDWAYERWPTISDGVLREFGPH, encoded by the coding sequence ATGGGCGTGCTCGACGTGATCGCGGACTGGCCGGTGACCACCGCCGCCGCAGTGGTGGTCGGGCCGGCCGGTGTGTTGGCCCAATACGGCGATCTCCGGCACCGGTTCCGGCTGGCGTCGGTGACCAAACCTCTCACGGCGCGCGCCGTGCAGGTCGCGGTCGAGGAGGGCGTCGTCGACCTCGACACCCAAGCGGGTCCGCCCGGCTCCACCGTCCGCCATCTGCTCGCCCACACCTCCGGGCTCACCATGCACTCCGACGAGACGATGGGTGAGCCAGGGGACCGCCGCATCTACTCCAACTACGGCTTCGGGGTGCTGGCCGCCACAATCGAGCGGGCCGCCGACATCGAATTCGGCCGCTACCTCGCCGAGGCGGTGTTCGAACCGCTCGGGATGTCCGACAGCACGCTCGACGGCGGCGCGGAGGCGGCCGGGTACGGCGCCTATTCCACGGTTGCCGACGTCGCGGCGTTCGCCGGCGACCTGCTGCGGCCGCGGCTGGTCTCACAGCAGATGCACGAGGAGGCGACCAGTGTGCAGTTCCCGGGGCTCGACGGCGTGTTGCCCGGCTTCGGCGTGCAGCGCCCGAACGACTGGGGGTTGGGCTTCGAAATCCGCGACGACAAGTCGCCGCACTGGACCGGCTCGACCAATTCGAGGCGCACATACGGCCATTTCGGCCAGTCAGGGACCTTCCTGTGGGCGGACCCGGGCGCGGACCTGGCACTCGTCGCCTTTGCCGACCGCGACTTCGGGGACTGGGCCTACGAGCGTTGGCCGACGATCTCTGATGGAGTCCTGAGAGAATTCGGGCCACACTAG
- a CDS encoding DUF4185 domain-containing protein, giving the protein MIRTFRWAHYLRHNGYLYAYGTGAGRGGMPFLSRVSQNAVADKSAYEYYPPFGWLRGFPFLAIQVVWAPGSEMSVAWNDHLKKFVMLYTNTVSDVVMRTSDKPEEPWSSAKKIVTSAAVPGGIYAPYITPGRTPGRQAATCTSRCPAGRTTAHC; this is encoded by the coding sequence GTGATCAGAACTTTCAGATGGGCGCATTACCTGCGGCACAACGGCTACCTGTACGCCTACGGCACGGGCGCGGGACGCGGCGGCATGCCGTTCCTGTCCCGAGTCAGCCAGAACGCGGTCGCCGACAAATCCGCCTACGAGTACTACCCGCCGTTCGGCTGGCTGCGCGGCTTCCCGTTCCTGGCCATCCAGGTGGTGTGGGCGCCGGGCAGTGAGATGTCGGTGGCCTGGAACGACCACCTGAAGAAATTCGTGATGCTCTACACCAACACGGTGAGCGACGTGGTGATGCGCACCTCCGACAAACCCGAGGAGCCGTGGAGTTCGGCGAAGAAGATCGTCACCTCGGCCGCGGTGCCGGGTGGTATCTACGCTCCCTACATCACCCCTGGTCGCACCCCTGGTCGACAGGCAGCGACCTGTACTTCACGCTGTCCCGCTGGTCGGACTACAGCACACTGCTGA
- a CDS encoding serine/threonine-protein kinase — MATPHGGSRLGTRFGPYELRSLIGVGGMGEVYRAYDTVKGRTVALKLLRAEMAADPSFQERFRRESRVAARLQEPHVIPVHDFGDIDGVLYIDMRLVEGASLKDVLQASGPLDAKRASSIIGQVAAALDAAHADGLVHRDIKPENVLLNPDDFAYLVDFGIAHTGGDPGVTSTGMIVGSSAYMAPERFSGGPVGPPADVYSLTCLLYECLTGRPPFESRDLQQLMSAHMFAPPPRPSVMRRGISRAYDDVITRGMAKQAGERFPTAGDLAKAATAAAMLPAASASAAAAAVAAKPPGTRQFSSVFANPAATGYTPYLPAPARTAAKPPAKKNTAQVVLIAAIIVLFGVAAVLAALLAFNGQGGTPTAHTTVAPTTAPYDESVPTTTRSTTASTTTTTTTPSTTTSSTPSTSATAPAGMSGADGQGFVGHYARCDSGGSPAAMVRTAQSLAVVCRTDDDEYYYRGERLSDGATIELQDAKPVGGGYDVVDPSGGARYQVRPDRLTIVSNGRADNSERVLEYYAD, encoded by the coding sequence ATGGCCACCCCGCACGGCGGCTCACGGCTCGGAACCCGGTTCGGCCCGTACGAACTCCGGTCCCTGATCGGAGTCGGCGGGATGGGCGAGGTGTACCGCGCCTACGACACGGTCAAGGGCCGCACGGTCGCGCTGAAACTGCTGCGCGCGGAGATGGCCGCCGACCCGAGTTTCCAGGAGCGATTCCGGCGCGAGTCGCGTGTCGCGGCTCGGCTGCAGGAACCGCACGTCATCCCGGTGCACGACTTCGGTGACATCGACGGTGTGCTCTACATCGACATGCGCCTGGTGGAGGGTGCCAGCCTGAAGGACGTTCTGCAGGCCAGCGGCCCCCTGGACGCCAAACGGGCGTCCTCAATCATCGGCCAGGTCGCCGCGGCGCTCGACGCCGCGCACGCCGACGGACTCGTACACCGCGACATCAAACCGGAGAACGTCCTACTCAATCCCGACGACTTCGCCTATCTGGTGGACTTCGGGATCGCCCACACCGGCGGCGACCCGGGTGTGACATCGACGGGGATGATCGTCGGGTCGTCGGCGTACATGGCGCCGGAGCGGTTCAGCGGCGGGCCCGTCGGCCCGCCCGCCGACGTGTACTCGCTGACGTGCCTGCTCTACGAATGCCTCACCGGTAGACCGCCGTTCGAGTCGCGTGACCTGCAACAACTGATGAGTGCACACATGTTCGCTCCGCCACCGCGGCCCAGCGTCATGCGCAGAGGGATCAGCCGCGCGTACGACGATGTCATCACCCGCGGGATGGCCAAACAAGCGGGGGAGAGGTTCCCGACGGCCGGCGACCTAGCCAAGGCGGCGACCGCAGCGGCGATGCTGCCCGCAGCGTCCGCGAGTGCCGCCGCGGCCGCCGTTGCCGCCAAACCGCCTGGCACCCGGCAATTCTCGTCGGTGTTCGCCAATCCCGCAGCCACCGGCTACACCCCGTATCTGCCTGCGCCGGCGCGCACCGCGGCCAAACCGCCGGCGAAGAAGAACACCGCGCAGGTGGTGTTGATCGCGGCGATCATCGTGCTGTTCGGCGTGGCCGCCGTGCTGGCCGCGCTGCTCGCGTTCAACGGACAGGGCGGCACGCCGACGGCCCACACGACAGTGGCGCCGACCACGGCGCCCTACGACGAAAGCGTCCCGACGACCACCCGATCGACGACCGCTTCGACAACCACGACCACCACCACCCCGTCGACCACCACCAGCTCCACGCCGTCGACATCGGCCACCGCCCCCGCGGGGATGTCCGGCGCCGACGGACAGGGCTTCGTCGGCCACTATGCGCGGTGCGACTCCGGCGGGTCCCCGGCCGCGATGGTGCGGACCGCTCAGTCGCTGGCCGTCGTCTGCCGCACCGACGACGACGAGTACTACTACCGCGGCGAACGGCTCAGCGACGGCGCCACGATCGAACTGCAGGACGCGAAGCCCGTAGGCGGGGGCTATGACGTGGTCGATCCGTCCGGAGGTGCCCGCTACCAAGTTCGGCCCGACCGGCTCACCATCGTGAGTAACGGCCGGGCCGACAATTCAGAGCGCGTACTGGAGTACTATGCGGACTAG
- a CDS encoding ABC transporter permease, whose product MTALIAHPVAGFLARRIAYSLVVLIGVLIVVFAFVQLVPGDPVRIALGTRYTPEAYVALRSASGLDRPLIVQFFSYLGNALTGDLGVSFRNGDPVTATLLDRLPATVSLGLVGIVFALLIAVPAGIWAALREGRVSDAIVRVCSQFGVSVPDFWLGILLIALFSSTLGWLPTSGYRPLFDDPAGWLRHIILPGLTVGLVAAAIMTRYIRSAVLEVASMGYVRTARSKGLPPRVVTLRHTVRNALIPVLTITGIQLATILGGVIVVEVVFAWPGLGRLLYNAVAARDYPVIQGAVLLMAALFLLINLIVDALYAVADPRIRLS is encoded by the coding sequence GTGACGGCGTTGATCGCCCACCCGGTCGCGGGCTTCCTCGCGCGGCGGATCGCGTACTCGTTGGTGGTGCTGATCGGCGTGCTGATCGTCGTGTTCGCGTTCGTGCAGCTGGTCCCCGGCGATCCCGTGCGCATCGCCCTGGGTACCCGGTACACCCCGGAGGCCTACGTGGCGCTGCGCTCGGCGAGCGGTCTGGACCGTCCGTTGATCGTGCAGTTCTTCAGCTACCTGGGCAATGCGCTCACCGGCGACCTCGGGGTAAGTTTCCGCAACGGTGACCCCGTCACCGCCACCCTGCTGGACCGGTTACCGGCGACCGTGTCACTCGGCCTGGTTGGCATCGTGTTCGCCTTGCTGATCGCGGTGCCCGCGGGAATCTGGGCGGCATTGCGCGAAGGCCGTGTCAGCGACGCGATCGTGCGGGTGTGCAGTCAGTTCGGCGTCTCGGTCCCGGATTTCTGGCTCGGCATCCTGCTAATTGCGCTGTTCTCCTCCACCCTGGGATGGCTCCCCACCTCGGGGTACCGGCCGCTGTTCGACGACCCGGCTGGTTGGCTGCGCCACATCATCCTGCCCGGGCTGACCGTCGGCTTGGTAGCCGCGGCCATCATGACCCGCTACATCCGGTCCGCAGTCCTAGAAGTGGCCTCGATGGGATACGTGCGGACCGCCCGGTCCAAAGGCCTCCCGCCACGGGTGGTCACGCTGCGCCACACGGTGCGCAATGCGCTGATCCCGGTACTCACCATCACCGGCATCCAGCTCGCCACGATCCTGGGCGGCGTCATCGTCGTCGAGGTCGTGTTCGCGTGGCCCGGCCTCGGCCGGCTGCTCTACAACGCCGTCGCCGCGCGCGACTACCCCGTCATCCAGGGTGCCGTGCTGTTGATGGCTGCGCTGTTCCTGCTCATCAACCTGATCGTGGACGCGCTGTACGCGGTCGCCGACCCGAGGATCCGGCTGTCATGA
- a CDS encoding ABC transporter permease, whose protein sequence is MTAPAEQTHIAARVAGWRLLLGNPVTVVSAVILAVVVVVALFAQWLIPYGLNEIDVPNALQSPSGAHWFGTDELGRDVLSRVLVAIQASMRVSVISVAFAAVVGVTVGVVAGYRGGWLDTVLMRIVDVMFAFPVLLLALAVVAILGPGVTTTILAIGIVFTPIFARVARASTLSVRMEPYVAVSRTMGTGHFYILTRHVLPNISGPLIVQTSISLAFAILSEAALSFLGLGIQPPQPSLGRMIFDSQGFVTLAWWMAVFPGAAIFVIVLAFNLLGDGLRDVLDPKQRTMIEARRKR, encoded by the coding sequence ATGACCGCCCCCGCCGAACAGACCCACATCGCAGCTCGAGTGGCGGGGTGGCGGTTGCTGCTCGGCAACCCCGTCACGGTTGTCAGCGCGGTCATCCTGGCGGTGGTCGTCGTGGTCGCACTGTTTGCACAGTGGTTGATCCCGTACGGCCTCAACGAGATCGACGTGCCGAACGCCCTGCAGTCCCCCAGCGGCGCGCACTGGTTCGGCACCGACGAACTCGGCCGCGACGTGCTGTCCCGCGTGCTGGTCGCCATCCAGGCGTCGATGCGGGTGTCGGTGATCAGCGTGGCATTCGCGGCCGTCGTCGGGGTAACGGTCGGTGTGGTCGCCGGATATCGCGGCGGCTGGCTGGACACGGTGTTGATGCGCATCGTCGACGTGATGTTCGCGTTCCCGGTGCTGCTGCTCGCGCTCGCGGTGGTGGCCATCCTCGGGCCGGGAGTGACGACGACCATCCTGGCGATCGGCATCGTGTTCACCCCGATCTTCGCACGCGTGGCCAGGGCGAGCACGCTGTCGGTCCGGATGGAACCCTATGTCGCGGTGTCCCGCACGATGGGCACCGGCCACTTCTACATTCTCACCCGCCATGTCCTGCCGAACATCTCGGGACCGCTGATCGTGCAGACGTCGATCTCGCTGGCGTTCGCCATCCTGTCGGAGGCGGCCCTGTCGTTCCTCGGTCTCGGCATCCAGCCGCCCCAGCCGTCCCTGGGCCGGATGATCTTCGACTCCCAGGGTTTCGTGACGCTGGCGTGGTGGATGGCGGTGTTTCCCGGCGCGGCGATCTTCGTCATCGTGTTGGCGTTCAACCTGCTGGGCGACGGCCTGCGGGATGTGCTGGATCCCAAGCAACGCACGATGATCGAGGCTCGGAGGAAGCGATGA